A window of the Ostrea edulis chromosome 1, xbOstEdul1.1, whole genome shotgun sequence genome harbors these coding sequences:
- the LOC125678391 gene encoding uncharacterized Nudix hydrolase NudL-like encodes MASKSSDPGLVSTPEEIRERLSKYDIRCRDVKFPKPEGFVSASVLIPLFIKDGQIRILLTLRSKHLRSHAGLVAFPGGHEDETDQSVVETALREAEEEIGLPAKDVDVLTVLPPSFVRPNKLVTLVVGMIPGNFVPTLNEAEVAKVFSLPLQRFLRDDVVKKEFLLNDMKYWLFYFYDTIDGEKIETWGFTAYYSILIGLALNTSNLTIEAKEGVFLDKDSAFENRRQYEEVLRWKKAFSKM; translated from the exons ATGGCATCAAAATCCAGTGATCCAG GTTTGGTTTCCACACCAGAGGAGATACGTGAACGATTGAGCAAGTACGATATTCGTTGTCGTGATGTTAAATTCCCTAAACCGGAGGGATTTGTTTCGGCAAGTGTCCTCATACCACTTTTTATCAAAGATGGACAGATTCGTATACTTCTCACTTTGAGATCAAAACATTTACGGTCACATGCGGGTTTGGTTGCATTTCCTGGAGGTCACGAGGACGAAACTGACCAATCAGTGGTAGAGACCGCTTTACGAGAAGCTGAAGAAGAAATTGGTCTTCCTGCAAAAGATGTGGATGTTTTAACAGTACTTCCGCCATCTTTCGTGCGACCAAACAAATTAGTGACTTTAGTAGTAGGCATGATTCCTGGCAATTTTGTGCCAACGTTGAACGAAGCAGAAGTGGCGAAAGTgtttagtttgccattacagaGATTTCTGAGAGACGATGTTGTGAAAAAAGAATTTCTGCTTAACGATATGAAATACTGGTTGTTCTATTTTTATGACACAATTGATGGTGAAAAAATCGAGACATGGGGCTTCACAGCATATTATAGTATCCTTATAGGTCTAGCTCTCAACACTTCCAACCTAACAATAGAAGCAAAGGAAGGAGTATTCTTAGACAAAGACTCTGCCTTTGAAAATAGAAGACAGTATGAAGAAGTTTTGAGATGGAAGAAAGCGTTTAGTAAAATGTGA